A region of Streptomyces sp. WMMC500 DNA encodes the following proteins:
- a CDS encoding ATP-binding protein has protein sequence MAAATPPGATTPAPPAAGRQWRANATYPDPPQEGPTAKLEKFIDAMIATGQTGQIFGEHGIGKTSTFVSYVPHRYPGTGLVVLPAANLAPDDLLINAPVRDERSGELALRQLVMRQLTPGTPFVLLVDDSLQAGNTVQSQLMQMACNWTLGEYDLRELGCVGVFLTDNESLAETSVRRSDLAILDRMVTLRLTANDTAWRHALAARFPDWDLREVFRQWAALDPHLRGLLSPRTLQHVLDCARAGFPLAWGLPLHNGRRLALAEPGAEGAGGAPGRDRTDEVLDAIAAAVGAANPATVTDPVRRILRAAAAHRWAVLLQGPPGCGKTEIAKQIAREETGREPVYFSLPVTNVEDLCVPVPTADGALEAMLARSLLDPEPKVLIWDEYNRPKDKATYAKLMEITQEWTLAGRPLPGLRAQVALQNPPYHLGRKMLVSSNNVAQASRFTISYEVRPEDIPANEWLISTYGETAETVLEWWKNDIDDEGRDWVTKRTLERLIKLHHADMPLEQGLIYLGDGEYAPVPLSGLEARLAERPQIGLAELAADLTGWQARLAAAVETSAEGTNDTDLVHQVFSNAEVSQLERHLDVVARLLPHLPPKLRATYLVGQAEARQRFWISALARMGELASAPSYSSSSSASSSSSSSSSSSSS, from the coding sequence GTGGCCGCCGCGACACCGCCCGGGGCGACGACGCCCGCACCGCCGGCCGCGGGCCGGCAGTGGAGAGCGAACGCCACCTACCCGGACCCGCCGCAGGAGGGGCCGACCGCCAAGCTGGAGAAGTTCATCGACGCGATGATCGCCACCGGCCAGACCGGCCAGATCTTCGGCGAGCACGGCATCGGCAAGACGTCCACCTTCGTCTCGTACGTGCCCCATCGCTACCCCGGCACCGGCCTCGTGGTCCTGCCCGCGGCCAACCTCGCCCCGGACGACCTGCTGATCAACGCCCCCGTACGCGACGAGCGCAGCGGCGAACTGGCGCTGCGCCAGCTCGTGATGCGCCAGCTCACCCCCGGCACGCCCTTCGTCCTCCTCGTCGACGACTCCCTGCAGGCGGGCAACACCGTGCAGTCCCAGCTCATGCAGATGGCATGCAACTGGACGCTCGGCGAGTACGACCTGCGCGAGCTGGGCTGCGTCGGGGTCTTCCTCACCGACAACGAGTCGCTGGCCGAGACCAGCGTGCGCCGCTCCGACCTGGCGATCCTGGACCGGATGGTCACCCTCCGGCTGACCGCCAACGACACCGCCTGGCGGCACGCGCTGGCCGCCCGGTTCCCCGACTGGGACCTGCGCGAGGTGTTCCGGCAGTGGGCCGCCCTCGACCCGCACCTGCGCGGCCTGCTCTCGCCGCGCACCCTGCAGCACGTACTCGACTGCGCCCGCGCCGGCTTCCCGCTCGCCTGGGGGCTGCCGCTGCACAACGGCCGCCGGCTGGCGCTGGCCGAGCCGGGCGCCGAGGGTGCCGGCGGCGCGCCGGGCCGGGACCGGACCGACGAGGTGCTCGACGCCATCGCCGCGGCGGTCGGCGCCGCCAACCCCGCCACGGTCACCGACCCGGTCCGCCGCATCCTCAGGGCCGCGGCCGCACACCGCTGGGCGGTGCTGCTCCAGGGGCCGCCCGGCTGCGGCAAGACGGAGATCGCCAAGCAGATCGCCCGGGAGGAGACCGGCCGCGAACCGGTGTACTTCTCGCTGCCGGTGACCAACGTCGAGGACCTGTGCGTGCCGGTGCCGACCGCGGACGGGGCGCTGGAGGCGATGCTCGCCCGGTCGCTGCTCGACCCGGAGCCGAAGGTGCTGATCTGGGACGAGTACAACCGGCCGAAGGACAAGGCGACGTACGCGAAGCTGATGGAGATCACCCAGGAGTGGACGCTCGCGGGCCGCCCGCTGCCCGGGCTGCGCGCGCAGGTGGCGCTGCAGAACCCGCCGTACCACCTGGGCCGCAAGATGCTGGTCAGCAGCAACAACGTGGCCCAGGCCAGCCGGTTCACGATCAGTTACGAGGTGCGGCCGGAGGACATCCCGGCCAACGAGTGGCTGATCTCGACCTACGGCGAGACCGCCGAGACCGTCCTCGAATGGTGGAAGAACGACATCGACGACGAGGGCCGCGACTGGGTCACCAAGCGCACCCTGGAACGGCTCATCAAGCTGCACCACGCCGACATGCCGCTGGAGCAGGGCCTGATCTACCTCGGCGACGGTGAGTACGCCCCGGTCCCGCTGTCCGGCCTGGAGGCGCGGCTCGCGGAGCGGCCGCAGATCGGCCTCGCGGAACTGGCCGCCGACCTGACGGGCTGGCAGGCCCGGCTGGCGGCGGCCGTCGAGACGTCCGCGGAGGGCACCAACGACACCGACCTGGTGCACCAGGTCTTCTCCAACGCCGAGGTGTCGCAGCTCGAACGGCACCTCGACGTGGTGGCGCGGCTGCTGCCGCACCTGCCGCCCAAGCTGCGCGCCACCTACCTCGTCGGGCAGGCCGAGGCGCGGCAGCGCTTCTGGATCTCCGCCCTGGCCCGGATGGGGGAGCTGGCCTCCGCGCCCTCCTACTCCTCGTCTTCTTCCGCTTCTTCTTCCTCGTCCTCTTCGTCCTCGTCCTCGTCGTCGTAG
- a CDS encoding serine hydrolase domain-containing protein: MTDGIRGTGRRWALLAAVGALMAGGVAPAAAEGAGRREARLAGAHDATQAALDAIVAEGTPGALAAVRDGRERWSGDAGVADLATREPRRDRDRFRVGSLTKTFTATVLLRLDAQGVLSLDDTVERWLPGVVRGNGNDGRKVTVRHLLSHTSGIFNYNRDEGFLAKFTGESFLVHRYDGATPEELVRIGLSHPPLFEPGTGWAYSDTNYILAGMVVESATGDDYGSQVRRHILKPLKLRSTTVPGSASAVPRPHGRHYSRLYDEDPGAPVYDVTEFNPSVAGAAGQVISSTRDLNRFYGALLGGRLLPPGQTAEMLTTVPVEEEESRTGGAPTAAYGLGIRSDRLSCGVTVWGHGGQVPGSLSRAAATRDGRHVLTLNRNGDWGGQAGEDAVLEAEFCG, encoded by the coding sequence ATGACCGACGGGATACGCGGGACGGGCCGGCGCTGGGCGCTGCTCGCCGCGGTGGGGGCCCTGATGGCGGGCGGCGTCGCGCCCGCCGCCGCGGAGGGCGCGGGACGGCGGGAGGCCCGGTTAGCCGGGGCGCACGACGCCACGCAGGCGGCGCTGGACGCCATCGTCGCCGAGGGCACGCCCGGCGCGCTCGCCGCGGTGCGCGACGGGCGTGAACGGTGGTCCGGAGACGCCGGGGTGGCGGACCTGGCGACGCGCGAGCCGCGCCGGGACCGCGACCGGTTCCGGGTGGGGAGCCTGACGAAGACGTTCACCGCCACGGTGCTGCTGCGGCTCGACGCGCAGGGTGTGCTCTCGCTGGACGACACCGTCGAGCGCTGGCTCCCCGGCGTCGTACGCGGCAACGGCAACGACGGCCGCAAGGTCACCGTGCGCCACCTGCTGAGCCACACCAGCGGGATCTTCAACTACAACCGCGACGAGGGCTTCCTCGCGAAGTTCACCGGCGAGTCCTTCCTCGTCCACCGCTACGACGGCGCCACCCCCGAGGAGCTGGTACGGATCGGCCTGTCCCATCCGCCGCTCTTCGAACCGGGCACCGGCTGGGCGTACTCCGACACCAACTACATCCTCGCCGGCATGGTCGTCGAGAGCGCCACCGGCGACGACTACGGCTCCCAGGTCCGCAGGCACATCCTGAAGCCGCTGAAGCTCCGCTCCACCACCGTGCCCGGCTCCGCGAGCGCGGTGCCGCGCCCGCACGGCCGGCACTACTCCAGGCTCTACGACGAGGACCCCGGCGCCCCGGTGTACGACGTCACCGAGTTCAACCCCTCCGTCGCCGGCGCCGCCGGCCAGGTCATCTCGTCCACCCGCGACCTGAACCGCTTCTACGGCGCCCTGCTGGGCGGGAGGCTGCTGCCTCCCGGGCAGACGGCGGAGATGCTGACGACCGTACCCGTCGAGGAGGAGGAGTCGCGTACGGGCGGTGCACCCACCGCCGCGTACGGCCTGGGCATCCGGTCCGACCGGCTTTCCTGCGGCGTCACGGTCTGGGGCCACGGCGGGCAGGTCCCCGGCTCCCTGTCCCGGGCGGCGGCGACCCGCGACGGCCGCCACGTGCTCACCCTGAACCGCAACGGCGACTGGGGCGGCCAGGCGGGGGAGGACGCCGTGCTGGAGGCCGAGTTCTGCGGCTGA
- a CDS encoding DUF817 domain-containing protein, which yields MGQLWYFGGIQLRCCAFAAAVLAGVALSGQMPRLPVARYDLLLLYGLLLTALFWARGWETGRELAVIAVCHAIGLAFELLKVSLGSWSYPEPALLKFGGVPLYGGFLYAAVGSYVCRAWRLFDLGLVRYRARITELTAAAIYVNFFTHHWLPDARWLLAGVLLVVTWGTWVEFTVHGRRHRMPLALSFVLIGFFLWLAENIATRLGAWRYPYQAAGWQPVGIDKFAAWSLLITVTFVLVARTRQVRTRAQAPADGRRPPRRVRP from the coding sequence GTGGGGCAGCTCTGGTACTTCGGCGGCATCCAACTGCGCTGCTGTGCCTTCGCCGCCGCCGTGCTGGCGGGCGTCGCGCTCTCCGGGCAGATGCCGCGGCTGCCGGTGGCGCGCTACGACCTGCTGCTGCTGTACGGGCTGCTGCTGACGGCCCTGTTCTGGGCCCGGGGCTGGGAGACCGGGCGGGAGCTGGCCGTGATCGCCGTGTGCCACGCCATCGGCCTGGCCTTCGAGCTGCTGAAGGTCTCGCTCGGCTCGTGGAGCTACCCGGAGCCCGCGCTGCTGAAGTTCGGCGGCGTGCCGCTGTACGGGGGCTTCCTCTACGCGGCCGTGGGCAGCTACGTGTGCCGGGCCTGGCGGCTGTTCGACCTCGGCCTGGTGCGGTACCGGGCACGGATCACGGAGCTGACCGCGGCGGCGATCTACGTCAACTTCTTCACCCACCACTGGCTGCCCGACGCGCGCTGGCTGCTGGCGGGGGTGCTGCTGGTGGTGACGTGGGGGACCTGGGTGGAGTTCACCGTCCACGGTCGGCGCCACCGGATGCCGCTGGCCCTGTCGTTCGTGCTGATCGGCTTCTTCCTGTGGCTGGCGGAGAACATCGCCACCCGGCTCGGGGCCTGGCGCTACCCGTACCAGGCGGCCGGCTGGCAACCGGTGGGCATCGACAAGTTCGCCGCCTGGTCGCTGCTGATCACGGTCACCTTCGTCCTGGTCGCCCGCACCCGGCAGGTGCGGACGCGCGCCCAGGCGCCGGCCGACGGGCGCCGCCCGCCGCGCCGCGTCCGTCCGTGA
- a CDS encoding DUF6596 domain-containing protein, translating into MSEAGAREAVARAHRAEWARIVAALNRRFGDLDVAEEAAAEAFAAAVEHWPADGVPPGPGGWLATTATRKAIDRIRRESKRAGKQREARMLHDDTPPEPAGAIDDDRLRLIFTCCHPALAPESRVALTLRLVGGLTVPEIARAFLVRESAMGQRITRAKAKIKAARIPYRVPAAEDLPARVSGVLAVLFLVFNEGYLATGSGTDPVRSDLTAEAIRLTRLLRALLPADGEVAGLLALMLLTEARRPARVSASGELVPLGEQDRGSWDAALVAEGHRLVRERLAVGQAPGRYQLLAAINAVHTSARDVRDTDWSQVVALYDQLVRLDRSPVVALNRAVAVAETDGPEVALAAVDRLADSLAGYHAFHATRADLLRRLGRGGAARAAYDRAVELAGNTAETAYLTRRRDQVG; encoded by the coding sequence GTGAGCGAGGCCGGCGCACGGGAGGCGGTCGCCCGCGCGCACCGCGCGGAGTGGGCGCGTATCGTCGCGGCGCTGAACCGGCGCTTCGGCGATCTCGACGTCGCCGAGGAGGCCGCGGCGGAGGCGTTCGCCGCGGCCGTCGAGCACTGGCCGGCCGACGGCGTGCCGCCCGGCCCCGGCGGCTGGCTCGCGACCACCGCCACCCGCAAGGCGATCGACCGGATCCGGCGCGAGAGCAAGCGCGCCGGCAAGCAGCGGGAGGCCCGGATGCTGCACGACGACACCCCGCCGGAACCGGCCGGCGCCATCGACGACGACCGGCTCCGGCTGATCTTCACCTGCTGCCACCCGGCGCTCGCGCCGGAGAGCCGGGTGGCGCTGACGCTGCGTCTGGTCGGCGGGCTGACCGTGCCCGAGATCGCCCGCGCCTTCCTGGTGCGGGAGTCGGCGATGGGGCAGCGGATCACCCGTGCGAAGGCGAAGATCAAGGCGGCCCGCATCCCCTACCGGGTGCCGGCCGCCGAGGACCTGCCGGCGCGGGTCTCCGGCGTGCTCGCCGTGCTCTTCCTGGTCTTCAACGAGGGCTATCTGGCGACCGGTTCCGGCACCGATCCCGTACGCAGCGACCTGACGGCCGAGGCGATCCGGCTCACCCGGCTGCTGCGCGCCCTGCTCCCCGCGGACGGCGAGGTCGCCGGGCTGCTGGCGCTGATGCTCCTCACGGAGGCCCGCCGCCCCGCGCGGGTCTCGGCGAGCGGCGAGCTCGTGCCGCTCGGCGAGCAGGACCGCGGGTCCTGGGACGCGGCGCTGGTCGCCGAGGGGCACCGGCTGGTGCGCGAGCGGCTGGCCGTGGGGCAGGCCCCCGGCCGCTACCAGCTCCTCGCCGCGATCAACGCGGTGCACACCTCCGCGCGCGACGTGCGCGACACCGACTGGTCGCAGGTCGTCGCCCTGTACGACCAGCTCGTACGCCTCGACCGCTCGCCGGTGGTAGCCCTCAACCGGGCCGTCGCCGTCGCCGAGACCGACGGACCGGAGGTCGCCCTGGCGGCCGTCGACCGGCTCGCGGACAGCCTCGCCGGCTACCACGCCTTCCACGCCACCCGCGCCGACCTGCTGCGCCGGCTGGGCCGCGGCGGCGCGGCGCGCGCGGCGTACGACAGGGCCGTCGAGCTGGCGGGCAACACCGCCGAGACCGCCTATCTGACGCGCCGCCGCGACCAGGTGGGGTAG
- a CDS encoding YciI family protein has product MQYLVSVIDDRTGSATEEEMTAINGFNDRLRAEGNWVFAGGLAAPDTATVIDNRGEEALFTDGPFLESKEYLAGFWVIEAPDLDVALALAAEGSKRCNRRVEVRPFL; this is encoded by the coding sequence ATGCAGTACCTGGTTTCCGTGATCGACGACAGGACCGGCTCCGCCACCGAGGAGGAGATGACCGCCATCAACGGCTTCAACGACCGGCTCCGCGCGGAGGGCAACTGGGTCTTCGCCGGCGGCCTCGCCGCGCCGGACACGGCCACCGTCATCGACAACCGGGGTGAGGAGGCGCTGTTCACCGACGGGCCGTTCCTGGAGTCCAAGGAGTACCTCGCCGGCTTCTGGGTCATCGAGGCCCCCGACCTCGACGTCGCGCTCGCGCTCGCCGCCGAGGGGTCGAAGCGCTGCAACCGCCGGGTCGAGGTACGGCCGTTCCTGTGA
- a CDS encoding dihydrofolate reductase family protein codes for MKLTTVTHVSVDGVMQGLGRSDEDRRGGFERGGWALPLFEPEAETYLGEVYQRADAFLFGRWTYEVFAGSWGVLPSPEDNPIGGPLHRQPKYVVSNTLADPRWAGTRVLSGDPVNAVRELKAGGEGEVQVHGSGKLLRCLLANGLVDEITLLTYPVVVGQGRRLFPAEGPDAALDLVDFRAFAGGITAHVYRPAGRPEYAGEDVGPGRDA; via the coding sequence ATGAAGCTGACGACCGTCACCCACGTCTCCGTCGACGGAGTGATGCAGGGCCTCGGCAGGTCGGACGAGGACCGCAGGGGCGGGTTCGAGCGGGGCGGCTGGGCGCTGCCGCTGTTCGAGCCGGAGGCCGAGACGTACCTCGGCGAGGTGTACCAGCGCGCCGACGCCTTCCTCTTCGGCCGGTGGACCTACGAGGTCTTCGCCGGCTCCTGGGGCGTGCTGCCCAGTCCCGAGGACAACCCCATCGGCGGCCCGCTGCACCGGCAGCCCAAGTACGTCGTGTCGAACACGCTCGCCGACCCGCGGTGGGCGGGCACCCGCGTGCTGTCGGGTGACCCGGTGAACGCCGTACGGGAGCTGAAGGCCGGCGGTGAGGGCGAAGTACAGGTGCACGGCAGCGGCAAGCTGCTGCGCTGCCTGCTCGCGAACGGCCTGGTCGACGAGATCACGCTGCTGACCTACCCGGTGGTCGTCGGCCAGGGCAGGCGGCTGTTTCCCGCCGAGGGTCCGGACGCGGCGCTCGACCTCGTCGACTTCCGGGCCTTCGCGGGCGGTATCACGGCACACGTCTACCGGCCGGCCGGGCGCCCGGAGTACGCCGGCGAGGACGTCGGCCCCGGCCGCGACGCGTAG
- a CDS encoding PaaI family thioesterase: MSHLGARISRIAPGLVRIVLPRRPEVTQQHGYFHAGATSAIADSAGGYAAYTLFPEDAEVLTVEYKINLLAPAVGDRLEAVGTVLKSGRTLTVCGLEVFGHRDDGVRKLVANGQQTLIRVPRER; encoded by the coding sequence ATGAGCCACCTCGGCGCGCGGATCTCCCGCATCGCGCCGGGCCTGGTACGCATCGTGCTGCCGCGCCGGCCCGAAGTCACCCAGCAGCACGGCTACTTCCACGCGGGCGCCACGAGCGCGATCGCGGACAGTGCGGGCGGGTACGCCGCGTACACGCTGTTCCCCGAGGACGCGGAGGTCCTCACGGTCGAATACAAGATCAACCTCCTCGCGCCCGCCGTCGGCGACCGCCTCGAAGCGGTGGGGACGGTGCTGAAGTCGGGGCGGACCCTGACGGTGTGCGGGCTGGAGGTGTTCGGGCACCGGGACGACGGCGTGCGCAAGCTCGTCGCCAACGGCCAGCAGACGCTGATCCGGGTGCCGCGGGAGCGCTGA
- a CDS encoding alpha-L-fucosidase has product MDTPRPRIMRRVTAPPLLVAAALAATALPAAVPAAAAAPPPAAGPGTDHAVDDPFTSDRTSWFRQDRFGMFIHFGAYSNLEGEYTRPDGTVCRDAEWIKRQCAVPTAEYEKQAATFDPADFDAEAVVGAAKDAGMRYIVITSKHHDGYAMWPTKVNSWNLRDHSAFDKRRDIMAELKTAAEKAGIKLGFYYSIWDWHDPDFADPATFPRYEKRMYAQLKELVDTYEPALLWFDGEWETDNPHNPWTAQDGERLETYLRGLDPDLVVNNRVGKRRVTDGDYGTPDQEIPGAPVDGQLWESCMTLNGHWGYARYDQNWKSGTSLVRNLLSTASRSGNYLLNVGPDARGRIPGPSVQRLGEMGDWLRTAGQGEAVYGAGFGGLVAQPGWGTVSRKGDKLYAAVTQWPAAGGSLHLTARTAFDVTAARVLGSDQEVTVTETDDGYDLTPAGAATNDAATVIELTVDPGPTAAPGNGTGLKQEVFDNPALSGAPKLTRTDPDVNHSWKYTGSPAKSIPADGFGVRWTGSLEPRRTETYTLTTVSDDNVRVWLDDELVIDNWTPHGVTVDKAQVDLEAGRRNSLRIEYAEQTGDAHMKLLWSSPGQDQQVIPRDQLYPN; this is encoded by the coding sequence ATGGACACCCCACGCCCCCGCATCATGCGGAGAGTCACCGCACCGCCCCTGCTCGTCGCCGCGGCGCTCGCCGCCACCGCCCTGCCCGCCGCGGTGCCCGCCGCCGCCGCTGCGCCGCCCCCGGCGGCCGGGCCCGGCACCGACCACGCCGTCGACGACCCCTTCACGTCCGACCGTACGAGCTGGTTCCGCCAGGACCGCTTCGGCATGTTCATCCACTTCGGCGCCTACTCCAACCTGGAGGGCGAGTACACCCGCCCCGACGGCACCGTCTGCCGCGACGCCGAGTGGATCAAACGGCAGTGCGCCGTCCCGACCGCGGAGTACGAGAAGCAGGCCGCGACCTTCGATCCCGCCGACTTCGACGCCGAGGCCGTGGTCGGGGCGGCCAAGGACGCCGGGATGCGGTACATCGTCATCACCTCGAAGCACCACGACGGCTACGCGATGTGGCCGACGAAGGTCAACTCCTGGAACCTGCGGGACCATTCCGCCTTCGACAAGCGCCGGGACATCATGGCCGAGCTGAAGACGGCCGCGGAGAAGGCCGGCATCAAGCTCGGCTTCTACTACTCGATCTGGGACTGGCACGACCCGGACTTCGCCGACCCGGCCACCTTCCCGCGGTACGAGAAGCGCATGTACGCCCAGCTCAAGGAGCTGGTCGACACGTACGAGCCGGCGCTGCTGTGGTTCGACGGCGAGTGGGAGACGGACAACCCGCACAACCCCTGGACCGCCCAGGACGGCGAACGGCTGGAGACGTACCTGCGCGGCCTGGACCCGGACCTCGTCGTCAACAACCGCGTCGGCAAGCGCCGGGTGACCGACGGCGACTACGGCACCCCGGATCAGGAGATCCCCGGCGCGCCGGTCGACGGGCAGCTCTGGGAGTCGTGCATGACCCTCAACGGCCACTGGGGGTACGCCCGTTACGACCAGAACTGGAAGTCCGGCACGTCCCTGGTGCGCAACCTGCTGTCGACCGCCTCGCGCAGCGGCAACTACCTGCTCAACGTCGGCCCCGACGCCCGCGGGCGGATTCCCGGGCCCTCCGTCCAGCGGCTCGGGGAGATGGGCGACTGGCTGCGCACCGCCGGGCAGGGCGAGGCCGTCTACGGCGCCGGGTTCGGCGGGCTCGTCGCACAGCCCGGCTGGGGCACCGTCAGCCGCAAGGGCGACAAGCTCTACGCGGCCGTCACCCAGTGGCCCGCCGCCGGCGGCTCCCTCCACCTGACGGCCCGTACCGCCTTCGACGTCACCGCCGCCCGCGTGCTCGGCTCCGACCAGGAGGTGACCGTCACCGAGACGGACGACGGCTACGACCTCACCCCCGCCGGCGCCGCCACCAACGACGCCGCCACCGTCATCGAACTGACCGTCGACCCCGGCCCGACGGCCGCGCCGGGCAACGGCACCGGTCTGAAACAGGAGGTCTTCGACAACCCCGCGCTCTCCGGCGCGCCGAAGCTCACCCGCACGGACCCGGACGTCAACCACTCGTGGAAGTACACCGGTTCACCGGCGAAGAGCATCCCGGCCGACGGTTTCGGCGTCCGCTGGACCGGCAGCCTCGAACCGCGCCGCACCGAGACGTACACCCTGACCACGGTCTCGGACGACAACGTACGCGTCTGGCTCGACGACGAGTTGGTCATCGACAACTGGACGCCGCACGGCGTCACCGTCGACAAGGCCCAGGTGGACCTGGAAGCGGGCCGCCGGAACTCTCTCAGGATCGAGTACGCCGAGCAGACCGGCGACGCCCACATGAAACTGCTCTGGTCCAGCCCCGGCCAGGACCAGCAGGTCATCCCGCGCGACCAGCTCTACCCGAACTGA